A region of the Phaseolus vulgaris cultivar G19833 chromosome 11, P. vulgaris v2.0, whole genome shotgun sequence genome:
TCTGATGTGAGTAACATAAATGCAGCATTGAAGGTCAATCTCATTGAGGTAACACCAACAACTTCAAACAAGGGCATCCTATACCTATTAGTTTTGTACGTACTTTCCATCATCAATACAATGTTAAAGACATTCAATAGTTTCACTGAATCAGGGTGTGTCCAAAATAAATCTTGCACAACATTCGTCCCTTCCTCAAACCTAGACCAACGAACATACATATCTCGCTCAAGTAACATCATCAATTGTTGTATTTCAGTTTTATCACCTCGTTCTGATTTTCTGTACAAATATCGTGCATTGTAAACTTGATTTATTGTGTTCACATTTTTCTCATTATGTTGTTTCATTGTTAGCAAAATATTTATGGGTTTCACTGCACTATTTGTCATGTCCATAAGCATTGACTTCTCACTACATGTGAACCTACCAACATATGGATGACCAACCAATGTATTTGCCAACTCATGATTATGAGACccacaaattaatttcaatatccATCCTTCACCACTCTTTACTGGATATTCGTAATCTAAAAGGACAATCATATTTTCTATTTCCACTCTCACTAACCTGTAAATCCTTCTTATATCGTTTGTATTTACCTCCTATCTCACAACTTAATAATGCAAATGTCTTCCTTCCTAGTTGACCAGTTGAAGTATCCGATCTCAATATTGTtcgaatatatgaccttaaacgagaAGGGGGGattgaattgtttaagagggttttttgaaaactttttcaggtttaacaaaattctttgtgtgaatccagaacaggaatcaagttagccaagaagtTAAGCAATAATACaacaaaacaatataaaaacaatcggttgtttcttcgaaacaatcggttgtttatatcagcaaagcttaaaacaaaatttaaatgagttcagggtaagagagaaatacaccaacagtttatactggttcactcttaagccaagagctacatctagtccccagaataccactgggtaatctactaagcaatcaaaccagattacaaaacacaa
Encoded here:
- the LOC137839470 gene encoding uncharacterized protein, with the translated sequence MIVLLDYEYPVKSGEGWILKLICGSHNHELANTLVGHPYVGRFTCSEKSMLMDMTNSAVKPINILLTMKQHNEKNVNTINQVYNARYLYRKSERGDKTEIQQLMMLLERDMYVRWSRFEEGTNVVQDLFWTHPDSVKLLNVFNIVLMMESTYKTNRYRMPLFEVVGVTSMRLTFNAAFMLLTSECHHNFVLAFEKLRAWLIFTEYVISTWLNPHKEKFVKVWTDKVMLLGNTKSNKVEAADWRLKRILEMSMGNLCFCWDSRNISSGDTSTELSTKQEWIVIMNQFNEVDMASKVNIKAKLREIVYSNKTSLCTASEKRQSKIFLDSIIRNAKK